A genomic stretch from Arvicanthis niloticus isolate mArvNil1 chromosome 12, mArvNil1.pat.X, whole genome shotgun sequence includes:
- the Arvcf gene encoding splicing regulator ARVCF isoform X4, translating to MPAELRQEQSPGSQASLATMPEAPEVLEETVTVEEDPGTPTSHVSIVTSEDGTTRRTETKVTKTVKTVTTRTVRQVPLGPDGLPLLDGGPPLGSFADGPLDRHYLLRGGGPAATLSRAYLSSGGGFPDGPEPRDIPSYGSLSRGLGVRPPRTGLLGPGPGDGCFTLPGRREAFPMGSESGPPSGRSLPEHFQAEPYGLEDDTRSLAVDDEGGPDLEPDYSTATRRRPEYGRGLRARAFEDTADDAGELVEERPPFPAATAPLAQPERGSLGSLDRVVRRSPSVDSTRKEPRWRDPELPEVLAMLRHPVDPVKANAAAYLQHLCFENEGVKRRVRQLRGLPLLVALLDHPRAEVRRRACGALRNLSYGRDADNKAAIRDCGGVPALVRLLRAARDNEVRELVTGTLWNLSSYEPLKMVIIHHGLQTLTHEVIVPHSGWEREPNEDSKPRDAEWTTVFKNTSGCLRNVSSDGAEARRRLRECEGLVDALLHALQSAVGRKDTDNKSVENCVCIMRNLSYHVHKEVPGADRYQEAEPGIPGNATSSQRRRKDDASCFGGKKAKEEWFHQGKKDAEMDRNFDTLDLPKRTEAAKGFELLYQPEVVRLYLSLLTESRNFNTLEAAAGALQNLSAGNWTWATYIRAMVRKERGLPVLVELLQSETDKVVRAVAIALRNLSLDQRNKDLIGSYAMTELVRNVRNAQAPAHPSAHLEEDTVVAVLNTIHEIVSDSLDNARSLLQARGVPALVALVASSQSVREAKAASHVLQTVWSYKELRGALQRDGWTKARFQTASTAKGPKGTPSSGGFDDSTLPLVDKNLDGEKSTTRDVIPMDTLGPDGYATVDRRERRTLGSDSIGDTSEKELLRPDPGRKAPPPGPSRPSVRLVDAVGDAKPQPVDSWV from the exons ATGCCGGCCGAACTCAGACAG gAGCAGAGCCCAGGTAGCCAGGCATCGTTGGCCACGATGCCCGAGGCACCTGAGGTGCTGGAGGAGACAGTGACCGTGGAGGAAGACCCTGGCACCCCCACCTCTCATGTATCCATCGTCACATCAGAAGATGGTACAACCCGGCGGACTGAGACTAAG GTCACTAAGACGGTCAAGACTGTGACCACAAGGACAGTACGCCAGGTGCCTTTGGGCCCAGATGGACTCCCCTTGCTGGACGGTGGCCCTCCACTTGGCTCTTTCGCTGATGGGCCTCTGGACCGGCATTACCTACTGCGTGGAGGCGGCCCGGCAGCCACACTATCCCGAGCCTACCTCAGCAGTGGAGGCGGTTTTCCTGATGGCCCCGAGCCCCGTGATATTCCAAGCTACGGCAGCTTGTCCCGAGGGCTTGGGGTACGGCCACCACGTACTGGCCTCCTGGGCCCAGGACCAGGTGATGGCTGTTTTACACTGCCTGGCCGCCGAGAAGCCTTCCCCATGGGCTCTGAATCTGGACCACCAAGTGGCCGCTCTCTGCCTGAGCATTTCCAAGCTGAACCATATGGTCTGGAGGATGATACACGGAGCCTGGCTGTGGATGATGAGGGTGGCCCTGACCTGGAGCCTGACTACAGCACGGCAACACGGAGAAGACCTGAGTATGGGCGGGGCCTTCGTGCCAG GGCCTTTGAAGACACAGCAGACGATGCTGGTGAGCTGGTAGAAGAGCGCCCCCCGTTCCCAGCAGCAACAGCCCCTCTGGCCCAGCCTGAGAGGGGCAGCCTGGGCAGCTTGGACCGAGTAGTGCGGCGCTCACCTTCAGTGGATAGCACCCGCAAGGAGCCACGCTGGCGGGACCCCGAGCTGCCCGAGGTGCTGGCCATGCTGCGGCACCCTGTGGACCCCGTGAAGGCCAACGCGGCAGCCTATCTGCAGCACCTCTGCTTTGAGAACGAGGGCGTCAAGCGGCGAGTACGGCAGCTGCGTGGGCTCCCCCTGCTTGTGGCTTTACTAGATCACCCTCGGGCTGAGGTGCGGCGCCGGGCCTGTGGGGCACTGCGCAACCTCTCCTATGGCCGTGATGCTGACAACAAGGCTGCCATCCGGGACTGCGGGGGTGTGCCAGCCCTGGTGCGCCTGCTGCGGGCTGCCCGTGACAATGAGGTCCGTGAGCTGGTCACTG GCACACTCTGGAACCTGTCATCCTATGAGCCCCTGAAGATGGTCATCATTCACCACGGCTTACAGACTCTGACCCATGAGGTCATCGTGCCCCATTCCGGCTGGGAGCGAGAGCCTAATGAAGACTCGAAGCCCCGGGATGCAGAGTGGACAACAGTCTTCAAGAACACATCAGGCTGCCTGAG GAACGTGAGCTCAGATGGTGCAGAGGCCCGGCGGCGACTCCGTGAGTGCGAAGGGCTGGTGGATGCTCTCCTACATGCCCTGCAGTCAGCTGTGGGCAGGAAGGACACAGACAATAAG TCAGTAGAGAACTGCGTGTGCATCATGCGGAACCTATCCTACCACGTGCACAAGGAAGTTCCAGGGGCTGACAGGTACCAGGAGGCAGAGCCTGGGATCCCGGGCAATGCTACATCCTCCCAGCGTCGGAGGAAGGATGACGCCAGCTGCTTTGGTGGCAAGAAAGCAAAAG AGGAGTGGTTCCATCAAG GGAAGAAGGATGCAGAGATGGACCGGAACTTTGACACACTGGACCTGCCTAAACGAACTGAGGCTGCAAAAG GCTTCGAGCTGCTGTACCAGCCGGAGGTGGTACGTCTCTACCTCTCACTGCTTACGGAGAGCCGGAACTTCAACACCCTGGAAGCTGCAGCTGGTGCCCTGCAGAACCTCAGTGCTGGCAACTGGACG TGGGCCACTTACATCCGTGCCATGGTGCGCAAGGAGCGTGGGCTGCCAGTGCTGGTGGAACTGCTTCAGTCGGAGACTGACAAGGTGGTGCGTGCTGTGGCCATCGCACTGCGCAACCTTTCACTAGACCAGCGGAACAAAGACCTCATCG GGAGCTATGCCATGACAGAGCTGGTTCGGAATGTCCGCAATGCACAGGCTCCTGCTCACCCTAGTGCCCACCTGGAGGAGGATACAGTGGTGGCCGTGCTCAACACCATCCATGAGATCGTGTCCGACAGCCTGGACAATGCTCGCTCCCTCCTGCAGGCCCGTGGTGTGCCTGCACTGGTGGCACTTGTGGCCTCCAG ccagTCAGTGCGGGAGGCCAAGGCAGCATCACACGTGCTACAGACTGTGTGGAGCTACAAGGAGCTGCGTGGAGCCCTACAGAGGGATGGCTGGACGAAGGCACGCTTCCAG ACTGCTAGCACTGCCAAAGGACCCAAAGGGACACCAAGTTCTGGGGGCTTTGATGACAGCACACTGCCACTGGTAGACAAGAACCTTG ATGGGGAGAAGTCAACCACCCGGGATGTGATCCCCATGGATACCCTTGGTCCAG ATGGTTATGCCACAGTTGACCGGAGGGAGAGGAGGACACTGGGCAGTGACTCCATAGGGGACACCTCTGAGAAGGAACTACTGAGA CCCGACCCTGGCAGGAAGGCCCCTCCGCCTGGACCCAGCAGGCCCTCGGTCAGGCTGGTGGATGCCGTGGGGGACGCTAAGCCTCAGCCTGTTGACTCTTGGGTCTAG
- the Arvcf gene encoding splicing regulator ARVCF isoform X5: MPAELRQEQSPGSQASLATMPEAPEVLEETVTVEEDPGTPTSHVSIVTSEDGTTRRTETKVTKTVKTVTTRTVRQVPLGPDGLPLLDGGPPLGSFADGPLDRHYLLRGGGPAATLSRAYLSSGGGFPDGPEPRDIPSYGSLSRGLGVRPPRTGLLGPGPGDGCFTLPGRREAFPMGSESGPPSGRSLPEHFQAEPYGLEDDTRSLAVDDEGGPDLEPDYSTATRRRPEYGRGLRARAFEDTADDAGELVEERPPFPAATAPLAQPERGSLGSLDRVVRRSPSVDSTRKEPRWRDPELPEVLAMLRHPVDPVKANAAAYLQHLCFENEGVKRRVRQLRGLPLLVALLDHPRAEVRRRACGALRNLSYGRDADNKAAIRDCGGVPALVRLLRAARDNEVRELVTGTLWNLSSYEPLKMVIIHHGLQTLTHEVIVPHSGWEREPNEDSKPRDAEWTTVFKNTSGCLRNVSSDGAEARRRLRECEGLVDALLHALQSAVGRKDTDNKSVENCVCIMRNLSYHVHKEVPGADRYQEAEPGIPGNATSSQRRRKDDASCFGGKKAKGKKDAEMDRNFDTLDLPKRTEAAKGFELLYQPEVVRLYLSLLTESRNFNTLEAAAGALQNLSAGNWTWATYIRAMVRKERGLPVLVELLQSETDKVVRAVAIALRNLSLDQRNKDLIGSYAMTELVRNVRNAQAPAHPSAHLEEDTVVAVLNTIHEIVSDSLDNARSLLQARGVPALVALVASSQSVREAKAASHVLQTVWSYKELRGALQRDGWTKARFQTASTAKGPKGTPSSGGFDDSTLPLVDKNLDGEKSTTRDVIPMDTLGPDGYATVDRRERRTLGSDSIGDTSEKELLRPDPGRKAPPPGPSRPSVRLVDAVGDAKPQPVDSWV; encoded by the exons ATGCCGGCCGAACTCAGACAG gAGCAGAGCCCAGGTAGCCAGGCATCGTTGGCCACGATGCCCGAGGCACCTGAGGTGCTGGAGGAGACAGTGACCGTGGAGGAAGACCCTGGCACCCCCACCTCTCATGTATCCATCGTCACATCAGAAGATGGTACAACCCGGCGGACTGAGACTAAG GTCACTAAGACGGTCAAGACTGTGACCACAAGGACAGTACGCCAGGTGCCTTTGGGCCCAGATGGACTCCCCTTGCTGGACGGTGGCCCTCCACTTGGCTCTTTCGCTGATGGGCCTCTGGACCGGCATTACCTACTGCGTGGAGGCGGCCCGGCAGCCACACTATCCCGAGCCTACCTCAGCAGTGGAGGCGGTTTTCCTGATGGCCCCGAGCCCCGTGATATTCCAAGCTACGGCAGCTTGTCCCGAGGGCTTGGGGTACGGCCACCACGTACTGGCCTCCTGGGCCCAGGACCAGGTGATGGCTGTTTTACACTGCCTGGCCGCCGAGAAGCCTTCCCCATGGGCTCTGAATCTGGACCACCAAGTGGCCGCTCTCTGCCTGAGCATTTCCAAGCTGAACCATATGGTCTGGAGGATGATACACGGAGCCTGGCTGTGGATGATGAGGGTGGCCCTGACCTGGAGCCTGACTACAGCACGGCAACACGGAGAAGACCTGAGTATGGGCGGGGCCTTCGTGCCAG GGCCTTTGAAGACACAGCAGACGATGCTGGTGAGCTGGTAGAAGAGCGCCCCCCGTTCCCAGCAGCAACAGCCCCTCTGGCCCAGCCTGAGAGGGGCAGCCTGGGCAGCTTGGACCGAGTAGTGCGGCGCTCACCTTCAGTGGATAGCACCCGCAAGGAGCCACGCTGGCGGGACCCCGAGCTGCCCGAGGTGCTGGCCATGCTGCGGCACCCTGTGGACCCCGTGAAGGCCAACGCGGCAGCCTATCTGCAGCACCTCTGCTTTGAGAACGAGGGCGTCAAGCGGCGAGTACGGCAGCTGCGTGGGCTCCCCCTGCTTGTGGCTTTACTAGATCACCCTCGGGCTGAGGTGCGGCGCCGGGCCTGTGGGGCACTGCGCAACCTCTCCTATGGCCGTGATGCTGACAACAAGGCTGCCATCCGGGACTGCGGGGGTGTGCCAGCCCTGGTGCGCCTGCTGCGGGCTGCCCGTGACAATGAGGTCCGTGAGCTGGTCACTG GCACACTCTGGAACCTGTCATCCTATGAGCCCCTGAAGATGGTCATCATTCACCACGGCTTACAGACTCTGACCCATGAGGTCATCGTGCCCCATTCCGGCTGGGAGCGAGAGCCTAATGAAGACTCGAAGCCCCGGGATGCAGAGTGGACAACAGTCTTCAAGAACACATCAGGCTGCCTGAG GAACGTGAGCTCAGATGGTGCAGAGGCCCGGCGGCGACTCCGTGAGTGCGAAGGGCTGGTGGATGCTCTCCTACATGCCCTGCAGTCAGCTGTGGGCAGGAAGGACACAGACAATAAG TCAGTAGAGAACTGCGTGTGCATCATGCGGAACCTATCCTACCACGTGCACAAGGAAGTTCCAGGGGCTGACAGGTACCAGGAGGCAGAGCCTGGGATCCCGGGCAATGCTACATCCTCCCAGCGTCGGAGGAAGGATGACGCCAGCTGCTTTGGTGGCAAGAAAGCAAAAG GGAAGAAGGATGCAGAGATGGACCGGAACTTTGACACACTGGACCTGCCTAAACGAACTGAGGCTGCAAAAG GCTTCGAGCTGCTGTACCAGCCGGAGGTGGTACGTCTCTACCTCTCACTGCTTACGGAGAGCCGGAACTTCAACACCCTGGAAGCTGCAGCTGGTGCCCTGCAGAACCTCAGTGCTGGCAACTGGACG TGGGCCACTTACATCCGTGCCATGGTGCGCAAGGAGCGTGGGCTGCCAGTGCTGGTGGAACTGCTTCAGTCGGAGACTGACAAGGTGGTGCGTGCTGTGGCCATCGCACTGCGCAACCTTTCACTAGACCAGCGGAACAAAGACCTCATCG GGAGCTATGCCATGACAGAGCTGGTTCGGAATGTCCGCAATGCACAGGCTCCTGCTCACCCTAGTGCCCACCTGGAGGAGGATACAGTGGTGGCCGTGCTCAACACCATCCATGAGATCGTGTCCGACAGCCTGGACAATGCTCGCTCCCTCCTGCAGGCCCGTGGTGTGCCTGCACTGGTGGCACTTGTGGCCTCCAG ccagTCAGTGCGGGAGGCCAAGGCAGCATCACACGTGCTACAGACTGTGTGGAGCTACAAGGAGCTGCGTGGAGCCCTACAGAGGGATGGCTGGACGAAGGCACGCTTCCAG ACTGCTAGCACTGCCAAAGGACCCAAAGGGACACCAAGTTCTGGGGGCTTTGATGACAGCACACTGCCACTGGTAGACAAGAACCTTG ATGGGGAGAAGTCAACCACCCGGGATGTGATCCCCATGGATACCCTTGGTCCAG ATGGTTATGCCACAGTTGACCGGAGGGAGAGGAGGACACTGGGCAGTGACTCCATAGGGGACACCTCTGAGAAGGAACTACTGAGA CCCGACCCTGGCAGGAAGGCCCCTCCGCCTGGACCCAGCAGGCCCTCGGTCAGGCTGGTGGATGCCGTGGGGGACGCTAAGCCTCAGCCTGTTGACTCTTGGGTCTAG
- the Arvcf gene encoding splicing regulator ARVCF isoform X3, with the protein MPAELRQEGHAGVQSSIPTPISHPVPSEDLGPRRCGFQEQSPGSQASLATMPEAPEVLEETVTVEEDPGTPTSHVSIVTSEDGTTRRTETKVTKTVKTVTTRTVRQVPLGPDGLPLLDGGPPLGSFADGPLDRHYLLRGGGPAATLSRAYLSSGGGFPDGPEPRDIPSYGSLSRGLGVRPPRTGLLGPGPGDGCFTLPGRREAFPMGSESGPPSGRSLPEHFQAEPYGLEDDTRSLAVDDEGGPDLEPDYSTATRRRPEYGRGLRARAFEDTADDAGELVEERPPFPAATAPLAQPERGSLGSLDRVVRRSPSVDSTRKEPRWRDPELPEVLAMLRHPVDPVKANAAAYLQHLCFENEGVKRRVRQLRGLPLLVALLDHPRAEVRRRACGALRNLSYGRDADNKAAIRDCGGVPALVRLLRAARDNEVRELVTGTLWNLSSYEPLKMVIIHHGLQTLTHEVIVPHSGWEREPNEDSKPRDAEWTTVFKNTSGCLRNVSSDGAEARRRLRECEGLVDALLHALQSAVGRKDTDNKSVENCVCIMRNLSYHVHKEVPGADRYQEAEPGIPGNATSSQRRRKDDASCFGGKKAKEEWFHQGKKDAEMDRNFDTLDLPKRTEAAKGFELLYQPEVVRLYLSLLTESRNFNTLEAAAGALQNLSAGNWTWATYIRAMVRKERGLPVLVELLQSETDKVVRAVAIALRNLSLDQRNKDLIGSYAMTELVRNVRNAQAPAHPSAHLEEDTVVAVLNTIHEIVSDSLDNARSLLQARGVPALVALVASSQSVREAKAASHVLQTVWSYKELRGALQRDGWTKARFQTASTAKGPKGTPSSGGFDDSTLPLVDKNLDGEKSTTRDVIPMDTLGPDGYATVDRRERRTLGSDSIGDTSEKELLRPDPGRKAPPPGPSRPSVRLVDAVGDAKPQPVDSWV; encoded by the exons ATGCCGGCCGAACTCAGACAG GAGGGCCATGCTGGAGTTCAGAGCTCCATCCCTACCCCCATTAGCCATCCTGTGCCCTCTGAGGACCTGGGCCCCCGGAGGTGTGGGTTCCAG gAGCAGAGCCCAGGTAGCCAGGCATCGTTGGCCACGATGCCCGAGGCACCTGAGGTGCTGGAGGAGACAGTGACCGTGGAGGAAGACCCTGGCACCCCCACCTCTCATGTATCCATCGTCACATCAGAAGATGGTACAACCCGGCGGACTGAGACTAAG GTCACTAAGACGGTCAAGACTGTGACCACAAGGACAGTACGCCAGGTGCCTTTGGGCCCAGATGGACTCCCCTTGCTGGACGGTGGCCCTCCACTTGGCTCTTTCGCTGATGGGCCTCTGGACCGGCATTACCTACTGCGTGGAGGCGGCCCGGCAGCCACACTATCCCGAGCCTACCTCAGCAGTGGAGGCGGTTTTCCTGATGGCCCCGAGCCCCGTGATATTCCAAGCTACGGCAGCTTGTCCCGAGGGCTTGGGGTACGGCCACCACGTACTGGCCTCCTGGGCCCAGGACCAGGTGATGGCTGTTTTACACTGCCTGGCCGCCGAGAAGCCTTCCCCATGGGCTCTGAATCTGGACCACCAAGTGGCCGCTCTCTGCCTGAGCATTTCCAAGCTGAACCATATGGTCTGGAGGATGATACACGGAGCCTGGCTGTGGATGATGAGGGTGGCCCTGACCTGGAGCCTGACTACAGCACGGCAACACGGAGAAGACCTGAGTATGGGCGGGGCCTTCGTGCCAG GGCCTTTGAAGACACAGCAGACGATGCTGGTGAGCTGGTAGAAGAGCGCCCCCCGTTCCCAGCAGCAACAGCCCCTCTGGCCCAGCCTGAGAGGGGCAGCCTGGGCAGCTTGGACCGAGTAGTGCGGCGCTCACCTTCAGTGGATAGCACCCGCAAGGAGCCACGCTGGCGGGACCCCGAGCTGCCCGAGGTGCTGGCCATGCTGCGGCACCCTGTGGACCCCGTGAAGGCCAACGCGGCAGCCTATCTGCAGCACCTCTGCTTTGAGAACGAGGGCGTCAAGCGGCGAGTACGGCAGCTGCGTGGGCTCCCCCTGCTTGTGGCTTTACTAGATCACCCTCGGGCTGAGGTGCGGCGCCGGGCCTGTGGGGCACTGCGCAACCTCTCCTATGGCCGTGATGCTGACAACAAGGCTGCCATCCGGGACTGCGGGGGTGTGCCAGCCCTGGTGCGCCTGCTGCGGGCTGCCCGTGACAATGAGGTCCGTGAGCTGGTCACTG GCACACTCTGGAACCTGTCATCCTATGAGCCCCTGAAGATGGTCATCATTCACCACGGCTTACAGACTCTGACCCATGAGGTCATCGTGCCCCATTCCGGCTGGGAGCGAGAGCCTAATGAAGACTCGAAGCCCCGGGATGCAGAGTGGACAACAGTCTTCAAGAACACATCAGGCTGCCTGAG GAACGTGAGCTCAGATGGTGCAGAGGCCCGGCGGCGACTCCGTGAGTGCGAAGGGCTGGTGGATGCTCTCCTACATGCCCTGCAGTCAGCTGTGGGCAGGAAGGACACAGACAATAAG TCAGTAGAGAACTGCGTGTGCATCATGCGGAACCTATCCTACCACGTGCACAAGGAAGTTCCAGGGGCTGACAGGTACCAGGAGGCAGAGCCTGGGATCCCGGGCAATGCTACATCCTCCCAGCGTCGGAGGAAGGATGACGCCAGCTGCTTTGGTGGCAAGAAAGCAAAAG AGGAGTGGTTCCATCAAG GGAAGAAGGATGCAGAGATGGACCGGAACTTTGACACACTGGACCTGCCTAAACGAACTGAGGCTGCAAAAG GCTTCGAGCTGCTGTACCAGCCGGAGGTGGTACGTCTCTACCTCTCACTGCTTACGGAGAGCCGGAACTTCAACACCCTGGAAGCTGCAGCTGGTGCCCTGCAGAACCTCAGTGCTGGCAACTGGACG TGGGCCACTTACATCCGTGCCATGGTGCGCAAGGAGCGTGGGCTGCCAGTGCTGGTGGAACTGCTTCAGTCGGAGACTGACAAGGTGGTGCGTGCTGTGGCCATCGCACTGCGCAACCTTTCACTAGACCAGCGGAACAAAGACCTCATCG GGAGCTATGCCATGACAGAGCTGGTTCGGAATGTCCGCAATGCACAGGCTCCTGCTCACCCTAGTGCCCACCTGGAGGAGGATACAGTGGTGGCCGTGCTCAACACCATCCATGAGATCGTGTCCGACAGCCTGGACAATGCTCGCTCCCTCCTGCAGGCCCGTGGTGTGCCTGCACTGGTGGCACTTGTGGCCTCCAG ccagTCAGTGCGGGAGGCCAAGGCAGCATCACACGTGCTACAGACTGTGTGGAGCTACAAGGAGCTGCGTGGAGCCCTACAGAGGGATGGCTGGACGAAGGCACGCTTCCAG ACTGCTAGCACTGCCAAAGGACCCAAAGGGACACCAAGTTCTGGGGGCTTTGATGACAGCACACTGCCACTGGTAGACAAGAACCTTG ATGGGGAGAAGTCAACCACCCGGGATGTGATCCCCATGGATACCCTTGGTCCAG ATGGTTATGCCACAGTTGACCGGAGGGAGAGGAGGACACTGGGCAGTGACTCCATAGGGGACACCTCTGAGAAGGAACTACTGAGA CCCGACCCTGGCAGGAAGGCCCCTCCGCCTGGACCCAGCAGGCCCTCGGTCAGGCTGGTGGATGCCGTGGGGGACGCTAAGCCTCAGCCTGTTGACTCTTGGGTCTAG
- the Arvcf gene encoding splicing regulator ARVCF isoform X2, with product MEDCNVHSAASILASVKEQEARFERLTRALEQERRHVALQLERAQQPGMSSGGMVGNGQPLPMAWQQLVLQEQSPGSQASLATMPEAPEVLEETVTVEEDPGTPTSHVSIVTSEDGTTRRTETKVTKTVKTVTTRTVRQVPLGPDGLPLLDGGPPLGSFADGPLDRHYLLRGGGPAATLSRAYLSSGGGFPDGPEPRDIPSYGSLSRGLGVRPPRTGLLGPGPGDGCFTLPGRREAFPMGSESGPPSGRSLPEHFQAEPYGLEDDTRSLAVDDEGGPDLEPDYSTATRRRPEYGRGLRARAFEDTADDAGELVEERPPFPAATAPLAQPERGSLGSLDRVVRRSPSVDSTRKEPRWRDPELPEVLAMLRHPVDPVKANAAAYLQHLCFENEGVKRRVRQLRGLPLLVALLDHPRAEVRRRACGALRNLSYGRDADNKAAIRDCGGVPALVRLLRAARDNEVRELVTGTLWNLSSYEPLKMVIIHHGLQTLTHEVIVPHSGWEREPNEDSKPRDAEWTTVFKNTSGCLRNVSSDGAEARRRLRECEGLVDALLHALQSAVGRKDTDNKSVENCVCIMRNLSYHVHKEVPGADRYQEAEPGIPGNATSSQRRRKDDASCFGGKKAKGKKDAEMDRNFDTLDLPKRTEAAKGFELLYQPEVVRLYLSLLTESRNFNTLEAAAGALQNLSAGNWTWATYIRAMVRKERGLPVLVELLQSETDKVVRAVAIALRNLSLDQRNKDLIGSYAMTELVRNVRNAQAPAHPSAHLEEDTVVAVLNTIHEIVSDSLDNARSLLQARGVPALVALVASSQSVREAKAASHVLQTVWSYKELRGALQRDGWTKARFQTASTAKGPKGTPSSGGFDDSTLPLVDKNLDGEKSTTRDVIPMDTLGPDGYATVDRRERRTLGSDSIGDTSEKELLRPDPGRKAPPPGPSRPSVRLVDAVGDAKPQPVDSWV from the exons gAGCAGAGCCCAGGTAGCCAGGCATCGTTGGCCACGATGCCCGAGGCACCTGAGGTGCTGGAGGAGACAGTGACCGTGGAGGAAGACCCTGGCACCCCCACCTCTCATGTATCCATCGTCACATCAGAAGATGGTACAACCCGGCGGACTGAGACTAAG GTCACTAAGACGGTCAAGACTGTGACCACAAGGACAGTACGCCAGGTGCCTTTGGGCCCAGATGGACTCCCCTTGCTGGACGGTGGCCCTCCACTTGGCTCTTTCGCTGATGGGCCTCTGGACCGGCATTACCTACTGCGTGGAGGCGGCCCGGCAGCCACACTATCCCGAGCCTACCTCAGCAGTGGAGGCGGTTTTCCTGATGGCCCCGAGCCCCGTGATATTCCAAGCTACGGCAGCTTGTCCCGAGGGCTTGGGGTACGGCCACCACGTACTGGCCTCCTGGGCCCAGGACCAGGTGATGGCTGTTTTACACTGCCTGGCCGCCGAGAAGCCTTCCCCATGGGCTCTGAATCTGGACCACCAAGTGGCCGCTCTCTGCCTGAGCATTTCCAAGCTGAACCATATGGTCTGGAGGATGATACACGGAGCCTGGCTGTGGATGATGAGGGTGGCCCTGACCTGGAGCCTGACTACAGCACGGCAACACGGAGAAGACCTGAGTATGGGCGGGGCCTTCGTGCCAG GGCCTTTGAAGACACAGCAGACGATGCTGGTGAGCTGGTAGAAGAGCGCCCCCCGTTCCCAGCAGCAACAGCCCCTCTGGCCCAGCCTGAGAGGGGCAGCCTGGGCAGCTTGGACCGAGTAGTGCGGCGCTCACCTTCAGTGGATAGCACCCGCAAGGAGCCACGCTGGCGGGACCCCGAGCTGCCCGAGGTGCTGGCCATGCTGCGGCACCCTGTGGACCCCGTGAAGGCCAACGCGGCAGCCTATCTGCAGCACCTCTGCTTTGAGAACGAGGGCGTCAAGCGGCGAGTACGGCAGCTGCGTGGGCTCCCCCTGCTTGTGGCTTTACTAGATCACCCTCGGGCTGAGGTGCGGCGCCGGGCCTGTGGGGCACTGCGCAACCTCTCCTATGGCCGTGATGCTGACAACAAGGCTGCCATCCGGGACTGCGGGGGTGTGCCAGCCCTGGTGCGCCTGCTGCGGGCTGCCCGTGACAATGAGGTCCGTGAGCTGGTCACTG GCACACTCTGGAACCTGTCATCCTATGAGCCCCTGAAGATGGTCATCATTCACCACGGCTTACAGACTCTGACCCATGAGGTCATCGTGCCCCATTCCGGCTGGGAGCGAGAGCCTAATGAAGACTCGAAGCCCCGGGATGCAGAGTGGACAACAGTCTTCAAGAACACATCAGGCTGCCTGAG GAACGTGAGCTCAGATGGTGCAGAGGCCCGGCGGCGACTCCGTGAGTGCGAAGGGCTGGTGGATGCTCTCCTACATGCCCTGCAGTCAGCTGTGGGCAGGAAGGACACAGACAATAAG TCAGTAGAGAACTGCGTGTGCATCATGCGGAACCTATCCTACCACGTGCACAAGGAAGTTCCAGGGGCTGACAGGTACCAGGAGGCAGAGCCTGGGATCCCGGGCAATGCTACATCCTCCCAGCGTCGGAGGAAGGATGACGCCAGCTGCTTTGGTGGCAAGAAAGCAAAAG GGAAGAAGGATGCAGAGATGGACCGGAACTTTGACACACTGGACCTGCCTAAACGAACTGAGGCTGCAAAAG GCTTCGAGCTGCTGTACCAGCCGGAGGTGGTACGTCTCTACCTCTCACTGCTTACGGAGAGCCGGAACTTCAACACCCTGGAAGCTGCAGCTGGTGCCCTGCAGAACCTCAGTGCTGGCAACTGGACG TGGGCCACTTACATCCGTGCCATGGTGCGCAAGGAGCGTGGGCTGCCAGTGCTGGTGGAACTGCTTCAGTCGGAGACTGACAAGGTGGTGCGTGCTGTGGCCATCGCACTGCGCAACCTTTCACTAGACCAGCGGAACAAAGACCTCATCG GGAGCTATGCCATGACAGAGCTGGTTCGGAATGTCCGCAATGCACAGGCTCCTGCTCACCCTAGTGCCCACCTGGAGGAGGATACAGTGGTGGCCGTGCTCAACACCATCCATGAGATCGTGTCCGACAGCCTGGACAATGCTCGCTCCCTCCTGCAGGCCCGTGGTGTGCCTGCACTGGTGGCACTTGTGGCCTCCAG ccagTCAGTGCGGGAGGCCAAGGCAGCATCACACGTGCTACAGACTGTGTGGAGCTACAAGGAGCTGCGTGGAGCCCTACAGAGGGATGGCTGGACGAAGGCACGCTTCCAG ACTGCTAGCACTGCCAAAGGACCCAAAGGGACACCAAGTTCTGGGGGCTTTGATGACAGCACACTGCCACTGGTAGACAAGAACCTTG ATGGGGAGAAGTCAACCACCCGGGATGTGATCCCCATGGATACCCTTGGTCCAG ATGGTTATGCCACAGTTGACCGGAGGGAGAGGAGGACACTGGGCAGTGACTCCATAGGGGACACCTCTGAGAAGGAACTACTGAGA CCCGACCCTGGCAGGAAGGCCCCTCCGCCTGGACCCAGCAGGCCCTCGGTCAGGCTGGTGGATGCCGTGGGGGACGCTAAGCCTCAGCCTGTTGACTCTTGGGTCTAG